The genomic window GTGGAGGGCGACAAGCCCGTGATCGCCCACTGCTGACAGGGCGACAGGTTCTGCGAATCGGTCGCCGGTATTCTCGATACGGGCGGGAGGCCGCTCGCCTGGCTGGGGAGTCACGCGATGCCGTGCCGGGTCCAGGTCACCGAGACTGTCACTGACGCCGCGCGACAGCGCGCAACAGGCCGCAACTTCCCGCAACGGTCGCCCCGGCCCCGCGAGGGAGCAAGTCTCTGAAAACGCGGCCGATGCAGGCGATCGCCGCCGAGGGCTGAAAATCCTGGTGTCGGCGGTTCAATCCCGTCCCAGCCCACCATTCTTTCCATGGCTTAGCGAGCGCCCCGCCCGCAGTGAATGTCACCGGAATGCCCCCCAACCTGTCACCCAACGCGAACAGCTTCGCCCCCGCCTCTCGAAGATCGCCGTTCGTCACGCTCGCGTCGCGCCGGCGCCGCGAGGGCGGCGCAGTTCTCACGGGTGCCGCGCTGGGCTGCGGGCGGCTCTGGGCGCTCAGGCGCTCCGCGCGCGCGCGACGTGCTCCGCGAGGAGGTTGTTGATGAGGGATTGGTAGCCCAGTCCCCGCCGTTTGGCCTCGCGCCGGACCGCGTCGAGAACCTGGGGGTCGATGCGGATCGCGATCAGTCGCCGGGCCGCGGCCCCGAACGGAGGCCGGCCCACCCGTCGCATCGCCTGGATCTGGGCCGGGGAAGCCTCCGGGATGTCGGAGAAATCAATCCTGCGCCGCATGGGCCGCCCGCTCTTTGCGGCTCGCGCGGCGCGCGCTGATGATGCGGATGCTCTCGCCATCGTCTTGCCTCCTCATGGCGTAGGCCACGATGAGCAGGCGGCCGGTCGCCGCGCGGCCCAGCCGCAAGAACCTCGGCTCCTCCTCGGAATGCCGCAGATCCGGGCCGTCGAGGGCGTCCGGGTCACCGAACACCGTCCCCGCCTCCTCGAACGAGACGCCGTGCTTGGCACGGTTCACCGCGGCCTTCCGCGTGTCCCATTCGAACACGATTCAGTATATACGATAATCGAAGCACGGTTCACCGCGGCCTTCCGCGTGTCCCATTCGAACACGATTCAGTATATACGATAATCGAACTGGAGGCGCGGGTTCACGACCCAGCCCCGCAGCCCGCCGGGGGCGATCCCCGGCGAGCTTGGCAGCGCCGCACGCTCGGATGGTCTCAGCGCTCGTCGCTGCCTTCCTGACGCAGCCGGAGGCCACCAGACCGGGGCGCCACCCGCTGGAAGTCCAGCGCTGTGGCGCCAGGCGTTCACGATCTCGGAGGGGTCCCCGCTGAGCACGGTTCCTCGCTCGAGAAACTCCTCCACGTCCTCGTCCTGATCCGCCGCGCCACTGTCGCATCGCCCGGGGGGTTCGCCGTGAGCATGCCGCGCTCCATCGCGCGCCCGGCGAGCACATGCGCCCCAGAGGGAGGCGCGGACGAGACAGGCCAGGACCGGCGAGGTCTCGGCGAGCGGGTCGGCCGCCGCCGGGTCGTCGTCGGGCTCGAGACGGCGCGGGGCCAGCAGCCGTCCCCCGCGCGCGCGGGCGGAGGCGAGGACCCGAGCCACGTGCTCATCGCCCGGCGGGGGCGCGGGGTGAAAGGTGAGGTGGCCCGTGTGTGCCTCGCTGAAGACGCCGTCGAGCGCGAGCGTGGGGGAGTGCATGTCGAGCTGCAAGTCGCTCCCGAAGCGCCGGCTCACCGAGCGCCCGGCGTCACCGGACCCGCCGGCCTCGCGCCCCCTGTGGAGTGCACCCCTGAGTTGAGACACAGAAAAAGGGCTGTCGTTAGATGGTGAACTGCGATGCCGGGTGTTCCACGGCGGCGTGCGCGCGCCCCTTGCCAACGCTGGACGCCCTTGGCCGTGCGCGGGCGGTCGGCTACCGGCCGCCGGGAGCATAGTCGAGCGGCATCGTCCTGTGCCAGCGGCCATGGCACCGCGGGTGGTGCCGTACGAGAGCTCCTACGCGACGAAGACCGAACTCACCCGTCTCCTGCTGAAACGGCTGTGCCATCGGCTCCTGGAGCGGGCGGCGTCCGAGCCCGAGAGGTGACGTCACGGGGATGGGGGCCACGGACGGGGCGCCCGCCGCCGGGGGGCGTTCAGGTCGACGATGCTCCCGGCGGCTCGGTGTCCTCGGCCGAGGTCGATCGCGCGATCAAGATCCTGCGCACGACGGTGGCCCGCGACGAAGCGGAGTTGAGCGAAGCCGCCGAATCCTCGTGAGACTCAGATGGGTGAACGACTGCCGTTGACGTTTCCGGACTTCGAGGCCTACCGAGATTTTCGCAATCAACTCTCGGAATGCTTCGCGTCCGAGGGGATCACCGACGCCGTCGTGCTGCAGGTCGGCCGCGCGGTCACCGGCTGGGAGGTCGATCCGGCCAAGCCGCCGGATCCCTGGGCTGTAACCGAGGCGTCACCGGAATTGTCACTGAGCGACGCCGTCGCGGCCGCCAATCCGAGCGTCGCCGCGAGCTTCGCGCCCGCCTCGCGGAGGTCGCCCTCGGCGACGATCGCGTAGCGCCGGTACACGGCCTCGGTCTTGTGGCCGGTCAGCGTCATCGCGACGGAGTGGGAGATGCCGGCACGCTCGAGGTTCCTGACGGCCGAGCGCCTGAGGTCATGGAGCAGGAGCCTGGGCACGATTACCGCCACCTCCGCGGGGGCGGCGGGCGTCCGGCCAGTGGGGCCGCCCCCGTGAACCCCGGCGGCGGGCTCGCGATCAAGGCGCGGGCGCAGGGGCGGGGAGAGAGAGGCTTCGAGGGTCTGATCGAGAGCGGAGAGTCTACCCGATCGCGGCCGGGGCCGGCGGGGCGGGGCCGGGCGACGCGGGGGGGCGCCCGCCGGTCAGGTAGGCGAGGAGGGCCTGCACGGCGAGGGGATCTTGCACAGTGGCGATGACGCGCACCCGGCCGCCAGGAGCCGCTGTCAGTTCGCCGCGGTTCGAGAGGGGTGGGGGAATGCCGATGACTCCAGGAGATCCCTCAGAGCCTCTGGCCCTTCGCCGTCTGCGCGCGAAGCAAGAAGGTCTTCGGGTATTTCCCCTCGCCACAGACCTTGAACGAACCGAAATCCTTCCACCAGAGGCCGTCAGGAGCTTCCGGTTCAGACTCTCGCCACAGCTTCAGTTGATAGAGGTCCTCGGCGGTGATCCTTCGATCGAGGAGGCGATCGAACAGGTGGTCGCGGAGGGCAGGGGGGAGGTTGGTCCACTGGATCTTCGGCATCACTCGCCGAAGGTCATGCGCGCCAGCTCTTCCTTCAGGCGTTTCGCCTCCTCCGGATTGGACGCGCGCGCGAGCCGATCGGCGAGATCGAAGAACCGTTTCTTCTCCTGTGCCTGGCCCTCCAGACCGGCCTCGATCAGGTCGACAACGACGCGGTTCGCACTGGTCTTCTGCGTTCTTGCCAGTGCCTTCACGCGGCGAGCCACGCGCGGCGGGAGGCTTATGCTCTGCCGGATGGGCTTGTCCGAATGTCGCATGGCCTGAGGATACCCCAGCTTGCATCAGGATGCACCACACCGAGGCTCGGAGGCTTCAGCATCTGCATGCGGGCCGGAGGCGCCCGACGCCCGCTCGCACCGCCACGGCCCATCACCCCCGCGGCTCGACCGGCCATACACCGACCTCCTCGACCAGCCGATGCGGGAGTCGCTGGCGTCCCTGCGGGCTGTCAACGGCAGGCCAAGCAGAGCCACCAGGGGTCGCCCATAACGGGCCAGTGCGATGCGAGGTGTGGCGTGAAGACATCCTCGCCCACGCGTTCGCGCTCAGCCGTGAGAACGGTGGGGCGCCCGGCGTGGCGGCTGGCTGGGCGAGCTGAGGGGCGTGCCGCGACGCGAGGGCGGATCCCGGGCGGGGATCGGGTGACGATCGACCTGGTGGCGCCGAAGCGCTCACGCGCGCCGTGGGGCCAGGCACCCGCCCCGGAGCGCGGCGCGTCGCTACCCTGGACGCCGCCGCTCCAGCTCGTCCACGCGGGCCCGGAGCGCGGCCAACTCCTCGTGGACCTCGCCCAGCCGCCGCTCGAGAGTCTCGCGCCGCCGGCGGTCGTCGGACTGTGCGGCCTCCATGCTCCGAAGGGCCTCGACGATCGCGTGGTATTCCTGCTGGAGTCGCTCGTAGTGCCCGGCGAGGGCCTCGATCTGGCCGCCCATCTCGCGGAACTGCCCGCCCATGTCGGCCTTGAGCGCGTCGAGGCGCCGGCTCAGCGCGACGAACTCGTGGTCGTGGCGGGTGAGGTGAGCCTCGATGCCGTCGAAGCGCTCCCCGAGGAACGCGATGAGCTGCCGGTACTCGTCGTTCATCACGGTGGGGCCTCCTCCGGCTGCCGGGGTGATCGGGCTCCCCTGGTGTAACCCAGGCGCCGGCCGCGATCAAGAGTGCACGATCGGCTACGGCCCGACCGGCCACCGTGCTTGACGGGCGCTCGGCAGCGAGGTCCTGGCGGTGGCGGACGAGATGCCCGGCGCGGCCGGGGGCAAGCCCGGCGAATCGGCGGGGTGCAGCGGAAGCGGCGGCGAGGGATCAGCAGCCCCAAGGGGTCAAGGTTCCGGCGCTGGTGGCCGATCGCCTTCGTCCAGAGCGTGGCCGCCATACACGGGGTCTGCCGGGGCCCGCGCCAACGCGGCGGAGAG from Candidatus Rokuibacteriota bacterium includes these protein-coding regions:
- a CDS encoding BrnT family toxin, with amino-acid sequence MVFEWDTRKAAVNRAKHGVSFEEAGTVFGDPDALDGPDLRHSEEEPRFLRLGRAATGRLLIVAYAMRRQDDGESIRIISARRASRKERAAHAAQD
- a CDS encoding BrnA antitoxin family protein yields the protein MRRRIDFSDIPEASPAQIQAMRRVGRPPFGAAARRLIAIRIDPQVLDAVRREAKRRGLGYQSLINNLLAEHVARARSA